A stretch of Noviherbaspirillum cavernae DNA encodes these proteins:
- the atzF gene encoding allophanate hydrolase: MGVFKMRGWTIGDWQAAYRDGATPSSLLRTLLDDMDKEDVAWISLIDHAFLDRQLDALEARRQTLSGASALPLYGVPFAVKDNIDVATMHTTAACPEFSYTATAHAAVVQRLVDAGAIVLGKTNLDQFATGLVGIRSPYGAVPNTFDPDYVCGGSSSGSASVVARGIVPFALGTDTAGSGRVPAGLNNIVGLKPTVGALSGHGVVPACRTLDCVSIFATTVADAELVFRQAEGFDAADGYSRGRPDDALAALPAKPRFGIPARPEFFGDAQSEEAYAQALARIAETGAECVPLDFSLFDQVTALLYDGPWVAERYAAIEGFAKQHADAIHPVVRDIIFRAREFSATDAFNAQYRLAALKREADKLLASVDALLVPTAPSHYRIDEVAADPIRLNSHMGKYTNFVNLLNWCALALPAAFRGDGLPFGLTLIGPAWSDQALSAFGKKWQALQALPRGATGEAFVAPVTAAADSEPAPGYLRLAVVGAHLSGMPLNRELTERKAVLAEATTTAATYRLYALANTTPPKPGLVRSSSGATIAVELWDMPMHAFGSFVAGVPAPLGIGTLELIDGRRVKGFICEPCALEGARDITAFQGWRAYCKAMA, from the coding sequence ATGGGAGTATTCAAAATGCGGGGATGGACCATTGGCGATTGGCAGGCGGCTTATCGGGACGGCGCGACACCGTCATCATTATTGCGGACGCTGCTCGATGACATGGACAAGGAGGATGTGGCGTGGATCAGTCTGATCGATCATGCCTTTCTCGACCGGCAACTCGACGCGCTTGAAGCCAGGCGCCAGACGCTGTCCGGCGCGTCAGCCCTGCCGCTGTACGGCGTGCCGTTTGCCGTCAAGGACAACATCGATGTCGCGACCATGCACACCACGGCGGCATGTCCCGAGTTCTCGTACACGGCCACCGCGCATGCCGCAGTCGTGCAGCGCCTTGTCGATGCCGGTGCCATCGTGCTTGGCAAAACCAATCTCGATCAGTTTGCCACCGGACTGGTCGGCATCCGCTCGCCTTACGGCGCGGTGCCGAATACCTTCGACCCGGACTACGTCTGCGGCGGCTCCAGTTCCGGCTCGGCGTCGGTGGTGGCGCGCGGCATCGTGCCCTTTGCGCTGGGGACGGATACCGCCGGCTCCGGTCGCGTGCCGGCAGGATTGAACAACATCGTCGGCTTGAAACCGACCGTGGGCGCGTTGAGCGGACACGGCGTCGTGCCGGCCTGTCGCACGCTCGACTGTGTTTCCATTTTTGCGACTACCGTGGCCGATGCGGAGTTGGTGTTCCGGCAGGCGGAAGGTTTTGATGCAGCCGATGGCTACTCGCGTGGGCGTCCCGATGATGCCCTTGCCGCCTTGCCGGCCAAGCCGCGATTCGGCATTCCGGCGCGGCCCGAGTTCTTCGGCGATGCGCAATCCGAGGAGGCGTATGCGCAGGCTTTGGCGCGCATTGCGGAAACCGGCGCGGAGTGCGTGCCGCTTGATTTCTCGCTGTTCGACCAGGTCACCGCCTTGCTGTACGACGGACCGTGGGTCGCCGAGCGTTATGCCGCCATCGAAGGATTCGCAAAGCAGCATGCCGATGCCATCCATCCCGTCGTGCGCGACATCATCTTCCGCGCCCGCGAGTTTTCGGCGACGGACGCGTTCAATGCGCAATACAGGCTGGCCGCGCTGAAGCGCGAAGCGGACAAACTGCTGGCATCGGTCGACGCCTTGCTGGTGCCCACCGCACCGAGCCATTACCGGATCGACGAGGTCGCGGCAGACCCGATCCGCCTCAACAGCCATATGGGCAAGTACACCAATTTCGTGAATCTGCTGAACTGGTGCGCGCTGGCATTGCCGGCCGCTTTCCGTGGCGATGGCTTGCCCTTCGGTCTCACGCTGATCGGCCCGGCCTGGTCGGATCAGGCGCTGTCGGCATTTGGAAAGAAATGGCAGGCATTGCAGGCCTTGCCGCGCGGTGCGACAGGGGAGGCATTCGTCGCACCCGTCACGGCCGCAGCCGACTCGGAGCCGGCACCCGGATATCTGCGGCTGGCGGTGGTCGGCGCGCATTTGAGCGGCATGCCGTTGAACCGCGAACTCACCGAACGCAAGGCGGTCCTGGCCGAAGCCACGACCACTGCCGCCACCTATCGTCTGTATGCGCTGGCCAATACCACGCCGCCCAAGCCGGGACTGGTGCGCAGCAGCAGCGGCGCGACGATTGCGGTCGAGCTGTGGGACATGCCGATGCATGCGTTCGGCTCGTTCGTCGCCGGCGTGCCGGCGCCATTGGGCATCGGCACGCTGGAACTGATCGACGGCCGCCGCGTCAAGGGCTTCATCTGCGAACCCTGCGCGCTGGAGGGTGCGCGAGACATCACGGCATTTCAAGGCTGGCGTGCATATTGCAAGGCAATGGCCTAG
- a CDS encoding DUF2894 domain-containing protein, with the protein MELADASSDSSPDFNALIASLRMAGADRFDPVRLHYIEVLEKRAMAHQGSVKRMLDARLEQALAAFKERFDLALCDARETVERSVQQYPQATNDLQRFLVAGDFKGLQRFIATLKSSEQCASLSALVRQLEQHSPEMADAHVDRNPGSRSELKTIRNFRNTWSKLSVDKQVAQALEQAPKNAGPINSHMLVLRSLALMRDISPDYLNRFMSYADTLLCLDQYENKKPGNPKKPQVARAAKK; encoded by the coding sequence ATGGAACTCGCGGATGCGTCATCGGACTCATCCCCTGATTTCAATGCGCTGATCGCTTCCCTGCGCATGGCAGGCGCGGATCGGTTTGACCCCGTGCGCCTGCACTATATTGAAGTGCTGGAAAAACGCGCAATGGCGCATCAGGGGAGCGTCAAGCGCATGCTCGACGCCAGGCTGGAGCAGGCGTTGGCGGCGTTCAAGGAACGCTTCGATCTTGCGCTATGCGACGCGAGGGAAACCGTCGAGCGAAGTGTGCAGCAATATCCGCAGGCGACCAACGATCTGCAACGGTTCCTTGTCGCTGGTGATTTCAAAGGATTGCAACGATTCATCGCCACCCTGAAGAGCAGCGAACAATGCGCATCCTTGAGCGCGCTGGTGCGCCAGCTTGAGCAGCATTCTCCGGAAATGGCCGATGCGCATGTGGATAGAAATCCCGGATCGCGTTCCGAACTGAAGACCATACGGAATTTCAGGAATACCTGGTCAAAACTGAGCGTTGACAAACAGGTGGCACAGGCACTTGAGCAAGCCCCAAAGAATGCCGGACCGATCAATTCCCACATGCTGGTGCTGCGCTCACTGGCATTGATGCGCGATATCTCACCCGATTATCTCAACCGGTTCATGTCTTACGCAGATACCTTGTTATGTCTCGATCAATACGAAAATAAAAAACCGGGCAATCCCAAAAAACCTCAGGTAGCAAGGGCGGCGAAAAAATGA
- a CDS encoding GntR family transcriptional regulator → MIPQPKFAKAISNSLASQAYARLKADIFDFHFLPGDRFSENEISERLQMSRTPIREALFRLQREGYVEVLHKSGWQVRPFDFQMFEQLYDVRSVLEAAAVELLCAMPEVPLLQELGAIWFVPEDERITDAPTLSVHDERFHEQLVEASGNAEMARIHHDITERIRVIRRLEFTEEMRIDVSYEEHAKILRAIIERRTSHAKDLLRAHIALSQSEVKKITIQMLHQARARSAARAAA, encoded by the coding sequence ATGATTCCCCAGCCAAAATTCGCGAAAGCGATATCCAACAGTCTCGCCTCGCAGGCGTATGCACGGCTCAAGGCCGACATCTTCGATTTTCATTTTCTGCCGGGCGATCGATTCAGCGAAAACGAAATCAGCGAGCGTCTGCAGATGAGCCGCACGCCGATCCGCGAAGCGCTGTTTCGCCTGCAGCGGGAAGGGTATGTGGAAGTCCTGCACAAGAGCGGCTGGCAGGTCCGTCCCTTCGACTTCCAGATGTTCGAGCAGCTGTACGACGTGCGCAGCGTGCTCGAAGCGGCTGCGGTGGAGCTGCTCTGCGCCATGCCGGAAGTGCCGCTGCTGCAGGAGCTGGGCGCGATATGGTTCGTCCCTGAGGATGAGCGCATCACCGACGCACCGACCCTGTCGGTGCACGATGAGCGATTCCACGAGCAATTGGTGGAAGCCAGCGGAAATGCGGAGATGGCGCGCATCCATCACGACATTACCGAACGCATTCGCGTCATCCGGCGGCTCGAATTCACGGAGGAAATGCGTATCGATGTGAGCTACGAAGAACACGCAAAGATTCTGCGCGCCATCATCGAGCGACGCACCAGTCACGCCAAGGATCTGCTGCGCGCCCATATCGCGCTCAGCCAGTCGGAGGTGAAGAAGATCACGATCCAGATGCTGCATCAGGCGCGGGCGCGAAGCGCGGCGCGCGCGGCTGCTTGA
- a CDS encoding DEAD/DEAH box helicase produces the protein MSDTPFPSFADLSLSDPLLRVLSELGYESPSPIQAATIPVLLSNRDVLGQAQTGTGKTAAFALPILARIDIRQTVPQALVLAPTRELAIQVAEAFQRYATHIPGFHVLPIYGGQSYGPQLAALRRGVHVVVGTPGRVIDHLEKNSLDLSQIKTLVLDEADEMLRMGFIDDVETILQKTPASRQTALFSATMPSAIKRIAQTYLHTPAEVTIAAKTGTADNIRQRYWLVSGMHKLDALTRILEAETFDGMIIFARTKLGTEELAGKLQARGFSAAAINGDIVQQQRERTIQQLKDGKIDILVATDVAARGLDVERISHVVNYDVPHDPESYTHRIGRTGRAGRSGEAILFIAPRERNLLKAIERATRQPISTLELPSIQAVNDVRIARFKDQIGDTLAAGGLETFQSLIEDYERERNIPAVEIAAALAKLARGDVPLLLDKNSREPQGERSWSDDKSAQAGRFERSERGPKNERSGERPERFERHERKDQFERPAFPRKERIDRQPDAGMQTFRIEVGHAHGVKPGNIVGAIANEAGLDSKYIGRIEIYDDYSTLDLPDSMPDELLDHLKTVWVAGQQLRISRDGEPAKASGKPAFNKAHASDKPTGDDAGMHTRKSERKERPERPERPERDTQTAHTAHTAPPKKERSDRKGDVGMQAFRIEVGHAHGVKPANIVGAIANEAGLDAKYIGRIEIFDDYSVLDLPEGMPKDVFEQLKTVSVAGQQLRISHAGGRTPTEDKSAGKKITLSVPKTGGDRRVNEKKFGDKAPFKRTTGSGNRTADAAKPRPKPHRKGGKPA, from the coding sequence ATGTCCGATACACCCTTCCCGTCATTTGCCGATCTGAGCCTGAGCGACCCGCTTTTACGCGTGCTGTCAGAACTGGGCTATGAGTCGCCGTCGCCGATTCAGGCTGCCACGATTCCCGTCTTGCTGAGTAACCGCGATGTGCTTGGTCAGGCGCAAACAGGTACCGGTAAAACAGCGGCATTTGCCCTGCCCATTCTTGCCCGCATCGACATCAGGCAAACCGTACCGCAAGCCCTGGTGCTGGCGCCGACACGCGAACTGGCGATCCAGGTGGCGGAAGCCTTTCAACGCTACGCCACGCACATTCCCGGATTCCATGTGTTGCCGATTTATGGCGGCCAGAGCTATGGCCCGCAGCTCGCCGCATTGCGGCGCGGTGTGCATGTGGTCGTCGGCACGCCGGGCCGCGTGATTGATCACCTGGAAAAGAACTCGCTGGACCTCTCGCAAATCAAGACGCTGGTGCTTGATGAAGCCGACGAGATGCTGCGCATGGGCTTTATCGACGATGTCGAAACCATTCTGCAAAAGACGCCGGCGTCGCGCCAGACGGCCTTGTTTTCCGCGACCATGCCTTCCGCGATCAAGCGCATCGCACAGACCTACCTGCACACTCCCGCCGAAGTCACCATTGCCGCCAAAACAGGCACGGCCGACAATATCCGTCAACGCTATTGGCTGGTCAGCGGCATGCACAAGCTCGATGCGCTCACGCGCATTCTGGAAGCCGAGACATTCGACGGCATGATCATCTTCGCGCGCACGAAGCTGGGCACGGAAGAGTTGGCGGGAAAATTGCAAGCACGCGGATTTTCTGCCGCAGCGATTAACGGTGACATCGTGCAGCAACAGCGCGAACGCACCATCCAGCAACTCAAGGACGGCAAGATCGACATCCTGGTCGCCACCGATGTCGCCGCGCGCGGACTTGACGTCGAACGTATCAGCCACGTGGTCAACTACGATGTGCCGCACGATCCGGAAAGCTATACGCATCGCATTGGCCGTACCGGGCGCGCCGGACGCAGCGGCGAAGCTATCCTGTTTATCGCCCCGCGTGAACGCAATCTGCTCAAGGCGATCGAGCGCGCGACACGCCAGCCGATATCGACGCTGGAATTGCCCAGCATCCAGGCAGTCAATGATGTGCGCATCGCCCGGTTCAAGGACCAGATCGGCGACACTCTTGCAGCCGGTGGCCTGGAAACATTCCAGTCGCTGATTGAAGACTACGAGCGCGAGCGGAATATCCCGGCAGTGGAAATCGCTGCCGCACTCGCAAAACTGGCGCGTGGCGATGTGCCGCTGCTGCTGGATAAAAACTCGCGGGAGCCGCAGGGCGAACGCTCGTGGTCGGATGACAAGTCCGCCCAGGCCGGCAGGTTTGAACGCAGCGAACGTGGACCGAAAAATGAGCGCTCAGGCGAGCGCCCGGAAAGATTCGAGCGCCATGAGCGCAAGGATCAATTCGAGCGGCCCGCCTTTCCCCGCAAGGAACGCATCGACCGCCAACCCGATGCCGGCATGCAGACGTTCCGCATCGAAGTCGGCCATGCGCACGGCGTCAAGCCCGGCAACATCGTCGGCGCCATCGCCAACGAGGCAGGGCTCGACTCCAAATACATTGGCCGCATCGAAATATACGACGATTACAGCACGCTCGATTTACCTGACAGCATGCCGGACGAGCTTCTCGATCACCTCAAGACGGTGTGGGTGGCCGGTCAACAACTGCGTATCAGCCGCGATGGCGAACCCGCGAAAGCTTCCGGAAAGCCAGCGTTCAACAAAGCGCACGCATCCGACAAGCCGACCGGCGACGATGCCGGCATGCACACCAGGAAGTCTGAACGCAAGGAACGCCCCGAGCGCCCCGAGCGCCCTGAGCGCGATACCCAGACTGCACATACGGCACATACTGCACCGCCAAAGAAAGAACGCAGCGATCGCAAAGGCGATGTCGGCATGCAGGCTTTTCGCATCGAAGTCGGTCATGCGCACGGCGTCAAGCCCGCCAATATCGTTGGCGCCATTGCCAACGAGGCGGGTCTCGATGCCAAATATATCGGCCGCATCGAGATATTCGATGACTACAGTGTGCTGGATCTGCCGGAGGGTATGCCAAAGGACGTTTTTGAACAGCTGAAAACGGTATCGGTGGCCGGGCAACAGCTACGCATCAGTCATGCCGGCGGGCGCACTCCGACGGAAGACAAATCCGCTGGCAAGAAAATCACGCTATCCGTTCCCAAAACAGGCGGCGACCGAAGGGTGAATGAAAAGAAATTCGGTGACAAGGCGCCATTCAAAAGAACGACGGGTTCCGGAAATCGCACTGCCGATGCGGCGAAACCCAGACCAAAACCGCACCGCAAAGGCGGGAAGCCTGCATGA
- a CDS encoding DUF3348 domain-containing protein, which translates to MARVLPRTHFHSSKLIRCLAELDMADAVDPGNAFAEQLGLWIHFADAITLSAVHSDSIASAPNMQPEAPFDARVPIGIEFDRIQALLVNSITKSCSPTPGKTHIKLPIPELELPLNLSTAYPPYRRFYEAHQRDMELSIQPLRVNVREALAKASPRLNKLADLDATLEKILRERESKLLSKVPVLLKRRFEQLFKAHQQQLVDTRQADNPAGWTQAGAWLARFCNDMQMLLLAEVELRLQPTMGLIEAFKQDTQ; encoded by the coding sequence ATGGCGCGAGTGTTGCCGCGTACACATTTCCACAGTTCCAAACTCATTCGTTGTCTCGCTGAGCTGGACATGGCAGATGCTGTCGATCCCGGAAATGCATTTGCAGAACAACTGGGACTGTGGATTCACTTTGCCGACGCAATCACCCTGTCTGCTGTGCACAGCGACAGCATTGCAAGCGCGCCAAACATGCAGCCCGAAGCGCCATTCGACGCCCGCGTTCCCATCGGTATCGAATTCGACCGCATACAGGCGCTCCTGGTGAATTCGATCACGAAGAGTTGCTCGCCCACCCCTGGCAAGACACACATAAAGTTGCCAATTCCAGAACTCGAACTTCCGCTGAACCTCTCGACGGCTTACCCGCCATATCGCCGGTTTTATGAAGCGCATCAACGCGACATGGAATTGAGCATCCAGCCCCTGAGAGTCAATGTGCGGGAAGCGCTTGCGAAAGCGTCACCACGGCTCAATAAACTTGCCGACCTGGACGCGACGCTTGAGAAGATACTGCGCGAACGCGAAAGCAAGTTGCTCTCGAAGGTGCCGGTGCTTCTTAAAAGACGTTTTGAGCAATTGTTCAAAGCACATCAACAACAGCTTGTTGATACTCGGCAGGCAGACAACCCCGCCGGTTGGACGCAAGCGGGAGCCTGGCTGGCGCGCTTTTGCAACGATATGCAAATGCTGCTGCTGGCTGAAGTGGAGCTTCGCTTGCAACCGACGATGGGGCTCATTGAAGCATTCAAACAAGATACGCAATGA
- a CDS encoding DUF802 domain-containing protein has translation MNKHLFTVAFLLGALGIVWVGVGFIDSSFLALAMTAIIGAAYVFGALELRQFRQATSTLSAALVAIPDNLADLDGWLVKVHPSLQNPVRLRIEGERVGLPGPALTPYLVGLLVMLGMLGTFLGMVVTLKGAVFALEKTSDLQAIRSALAVPVSGLGLAFGTSVAGVAASAMLGLMSALSRRERMLTAQLLDTRIATVLRRFSLTHQRQETFKALQLQSQALPAVVDKLQAMMAQMESTSQQLGQQLSQRLLSNQEDFHRNVKDVYTELASSIDKSLRESLSQSAHVAGESIKPVVEVAMSGIAHDARLMHERMADTVQIQLDGLSARFSDTATTVTDTWTAALKSHEQTSAGIVGNVGRSLEAFNETFEQRSGALVATVGAAYSSLQSDQAERDTQRQQAWTQSLEAMAAALTHELQQTGAQTLSQQQNICSTLTQTVQDITEQARTSASNSLAETTRLITSAEELMRSRIAAEAHWIEQHRERMDQLASLLRSELGALKDEEAARGNAAVERLAQLETALQTALTSHLTTLGTALEEPITRLIQTASEAPRAAAEVIGQLREQISSSVVRDNELLEERSRIMETLNALLEAINHASLEQRTVIDSLVASSTAALNATASAFSDNVAAEASKLSDIAAHVTSSAVEVSSLSEAFGFAVNAFNEANEKLIENLQRIEGAMDKSMARSDEQLAYYVAQARDIIDLSMASQKEVLEGLRQLPAMQADAEEVR, from the coding sequence TTGAATAAGCATTTATTTACAGTCGCCTTCTTGCTGGGCGCGCTTGGGATCGTTTGGGTGGGCGTCGGGTTCATCGACTCCAGTTTTCTGGCGCTGGCGATGACGGCGATCATCGGCGCAGCCTATGTGTTTGGCGCGCTCGAACTGCGTCAGTTTCGTCAGGCCACATCGACTTTGAGCGCCGCGCTGGTGGCGATTCCTGACAACCTCGCGGATCTCGATGGTTGGCTAGTCAAGGTGCATCCTTCACTGCAAAACCCCGTGCGTTTGCGCATCGAGGGCGAACGTGTCGGCTTGCCCGGCCCCGCCCTCACGCCGTATCTGGTCGGGCTGCTGGTGATGCTGGGGATGCTCGGTACCTTTCTGGGCATGGTCGTCACGCTCAAGGGCGCAGTCTTTGCACTGGAAAAAACGAGCGATCTTCAGGCGATCCGCTCGGCACTTGCGGTTCCGGTGTCGGGGCTGGGGCTGGCGTTTGGCACCTCGGTGGCCGGGGTTGCCGCATCGGCGATGCTGGGCTTGATGTCGGCACTCAGCCGACGCGAAAGAATGCTGACAGCGCAACTGCTGGACACCAGAATTGCCACGGTATTGCGCCGCTTTTCTCTCACCCATCAGCGTCAGGAAACCTTCAAGGCACTGCAGTTGCAATCGCAGGCCTTGCCTGCCGTGGTCGACAAATTGCAGGCGATGATGGCGCAGATGGAAAGCACGAGCCAGCAACTTGGTCAGCAATTAAGCCAGCGCCTGCTCAGCAATCAGGAAGACTTTCATCGCAATGTCAAAGACGTCTATACCGAACTGGCAAGTTCAATAGATAAATCCCTGCGCGAGAGCTTGAGCCAGAGCGCTCATGTTGCCGGCGAAAGCATCAAACCCGTGGTCGAGGTTGCGATGAGCGGGATCGCGCATGACGCCAGGTTGATGCACGAACGCATGGCCGATACCGTGCAGATACAACTCGACGGGCTTTCTGCTCGGTTCAGCGATACCGCCACCACCGTGACCGACACCTGGACGGCGGCATTGAAGAGCCACGAACAGACAAGCGCGGGCATCGTCGGCAACGTGGGCCGCTCGCTGGAGGCATTCAACGAGACCTTCGAGCAGCGTTCAGGCGCCCTCGTGGCCACCGTTGGCGCGGCCTACTCCAGCCTGCAGTCCGATCAGGCCGAGCGCGACACACAGCGACAGCAGGCATGGACACAGTCGCTGGAAGCAATGGCGGCGGCGCTCACTCACGAATTGCAACAAACGGGCGCGCAAACACTTTCCCAGCAGCAGAACATCTGCAGCACCTTGACTCAGACCGTGCAAGACATCACCGAGCAGGCGCGGACGAGCGCCAGCAATTCGCTGGCCGAAACAACGCGTCTGATCACGAGCGCCGAAGAGCTGATGCGCTCCCGCATCGCCGCTGAAGCGCACTGGATCGAACAACATCGCGAACGCATGGATCAACTGGCCAGCCTGTTACGGTCCGAACTCGGCGCGCTCAAGGATGAAGAAGCCGCGCGTGGCAATGCAGCGGTTGAACGTCTGGCTCAATTGGAAACTGCGCTACAAACTGCGCTGACAAGTCATCTGACAACGCTCGGCACCGCGCTGGAAGAACCGATCACCCGCCTCATCCAGACGGCCTCGGAAGCGCCACGCGCTGCGGCGGAGGTGATTGGGCAATTGCGCGAGCAGATCTCCAGCAGCGTTGTGCGCGACAACGAATTGCTCGAGGAACGCAGCCGCATCATGGAAACACTCAATGCACTGCTCGAAGCGATCAATCATGCGTCCCTTGAACAGCGCACCGTGATCGATTCCCTGGTGGCCTCCTCCACGGCGGCGCTCAACGCTACCGCCAGCGCGTTCTCGGACAACGTTGCCGCCGAAGCAAGCAAACTCTCCGACATTGCCGCGCACGTCACCAGCAGCGCGGTCGAGGTATCGAGCCTCTCCGAAGCCTTTGGTTTTGCCGTGAACGCGTTCAACGAAGCCAATGAAAAGCTGATCGAAAATCTGCAGCGCATTGAGGGCGCGATGGACAAATCCATGGCGAGAAGCGACGAGCAACTCGCCTATTACGTGGCCCAGGCACGGGACATCATTGACCTCTCCATGGCGTCGCAAAAGGAAGTCCTTGAAGGGCTGCGCCAACTGCCGGCAATGCAAGCCGATGCCGAAGAGGTCAGGTAA
- a CDS encoding OmpA family protein, with protein sequence MNDSVDDIDAGAEHGTPVWPAFGDLMSSLLGAFVLLLVGVVAVQMELTSSLQDEVKKRQLEEQRRMSLEKALAIPLATGRITLNNGRIGISGQVLFAPNSDQLQPEGRQLLNSLVTPLRAYLAARDEMLMVSGFTDDKRIRGGPFADNWELSAQRALTVTRTLIEEGMPSSMVFAAAFGSEQPVKPNTDDAARAQNRRVEMAPVPKTQNAKNAAS encoded by the coding sequence ATGAATGACAGCGTGGACGACATTGACGCAGGCGCCGAACACGGCACGCCGGTCTGGCCCGCGTTTGGCGACTTGATGTCGAGCTTGCTGGGCGCTTTCGTGCTGCTGTTGGTGGGCGTGGTCGCCGTCCAGATGGAATTGACGTCGAGCCTGCAAGACGAAGTGAAAAAGCGCCAGCTCGAAGAGCAGCGCCGCATGAGCCTGGAAAAAGCCTTGGCGATTCCGCTGGCCACGGGGCGCATCACCTTGAACAATGGGCGCATCGGCATCAGCGGCCAGGTCCTGTTCGCGCCCAATTCGGATCAGTTGCAGCCTGAGGGTCGGCAATTATTGAATAGCCTGGTCACGCCGCTGCGGGCTTATCTGGCGGCGCGTGATGAAATGCTCATGGTGAGCGGATTTACCGATGACAAGCGCATACGGGGCGGCCCCTTCGCGGACAATTGGGAGTTGTCGGCGCAGCGCGCCTTGACCGTCACGCGCACCCTGATCGAGGAAGGGATGCCTTCTTCCATGGTGTTTGCGGCGGCATTTGGTTCCGAGCAGCCGGTCAAGCCCAACACCGATGACGCCGCGCGTGCGCAAAACCGGCGGGTGGAAATGGCGCCCGTGCCGAAAACCCAGAACGCAAAAAATGCCGCCTCATGA
- the arfB gene encoding alternative ribosome rescue aminoacyl-tRNA hydrolase ArfB, protein MHIIRTPLIPENEIEFIAIRAQGAGGQNVNKVSSAIHLRFDIRASSLPDHLKERLLALSDQRITKDGVVIIKAQTHRSQEKNKEEAYRRLQEMVASIAVLPRERRPTKPTRSSQKKRLEVKNTRGEIKAMRRKILD, encoded by the coding sequence ATCCACATCATTCGCACTCCACTCATTCCCGAAAACGAAATCGAGTTCATCGCAATTCGAGCCCAGGGCGCGGGCGGTCAAAACGTCAACAAGGTTTCCAGCGCGATTCATTTGCGCTTTGACATCCGCGCATCGTCATTGCCCGATCATCTTAAAGAGCGTTTGCTTGCATTAAGCGATCAGCGCATCACGAAAGACGGCGTGGTGATCATCAAGGCACAGACGCACCGCAGTCAGGAAAAGAACAAGGAAGAAGCGTATCGGCGCTTGCAGGAAATGGTGGCAAGCATCGCTGTCTTGCCACGCGAGCGCCGGCCGACGAAGCCGACCCGCAGCTCGCAAAAAAAGCGCCTTGAAGTGAAGAATACAAGAGGCGAGATCAAGGCGATGCGACGAAAAATACTGGACTGA
- a CDS encoding DUF3820 family protein: MNPEHLQLLVTREMPYGKYKGRLIADLPGHYLGWLAREGFPRGEIGELLALMYELDHNALRHLLDPLRKR, encoded by the coding sequence ATGAACCCGGAACATTTGCAGCTTCTAGTCACCCGCGAAATGCCCTATGGGAAGTACAAGGGCCGCCTGATCGCCGATTTACCGGGACATTACCTCGGCTGGCTTGCGCGTGAAGGCTTTCCCCGAGGGGAAATCGGTGAGCTGCTAGCGCTGATGTACGAACTGGATCACAACGCACTACGGCATCTGCTTGACCCATTGCGCAAACGATAA